A single genomic interval of Deltaproteobacteria bacterium harbors:
- a CDS encoding HDIG domain-containing protein produces MIRRRRRAGLGATVLLGLLLGALALALAVSDLILVPDLPGTGPLPLTLRTSALSRPDGASTAASPSGPHRITIPRGDRPDPRLLPAVRAAEAGRRPLRPEVAVGWGAAFALVFWLFSAYLRILGGAAALLRTQVILGLALVLLLLAAKALLLGTAAAPYWIPLGALTLAAGVRLGRRVAGATAVAGATAVGLLLPSDPMLTLVLLAQGIGSAALARRAARPARFLASALVGGVAAVTAHLAFGILLHGLDPGQALDPSLLRSATALSRAEGWSALGGGLLGGVAALALSPLLGRLLGQLSKTRLLALADFEHPLLQQLATDAPGTWAHSLALANLAEIAAQSVGANGLLVRVGAYFHDVGKALHPAYFVENQAGENPHDALAPEVSADAIISHVTDGVRLAQRSGLPPAVTEFIYTHHAQELVQYFWQKALKSTGSGSPREEDFRYPGVPPSTRETGILAICDAAEAASRTLADPSGERVEQLVRQILFTKLAAGTLDECGLTVEDLRTVAAAITEALRGSLHGRIKYPWQRGATGEHRTGSTSERSLPPRSPRGP; encoded by the coding sequence ATGATCCGCAGGCGTAGACGGGCCGGCCTTGGCGCCACGGTCCTCCTCGGCCTGCTCCTTGGAGCCCTCGCGCTGGCGCTTGCCGTCAGCGACCTGATCCTCGTTCCCGACCTACCCGGGACGGGCCCGCTGCCGCTCACCCTGCGAACCTCCGCCCTGTCCAGGCCGGACGGCGCCTCGACCGCCGCGTCCCCCTCAGGTCCGCACCGCATCACCATCCCTCGCGGCGACCGCCCGGATCCGCGCCTTCTACCCGCGGTGCGAGCGGCCGAAGCGGGTCGTCGTCCGCTTCGCCCGGAGGTCGCCGTCGGCTGGGGCGCCGCCTTCGCGCTCGTGTTCTGGCTCTTCAGCGCCTATCTGCGGATCCTCGGCGGGGCCGCGGCCCTGCTGCGGACGCAGGTGATCCTGGGGCTGGCGCTCGTGCTCCTCCTGCTCGCCGCAAAGGCCCTGCTGCTCGGCACCGCGGCGGCGCCCTACTGGATCCCCCTCGGCGCGCTCACGCTGGCGGCGGGCGTTCGCCTCGGGCGGCGCGTGGCCGGCGCCACGGCGGTGGCCGGCGCCACAGCGGTCGGGCTGCTCCTCCCTTCCGATCCGATGCTCACCCTCGTGCTGCTGGCCCAGGGGATCGGCTCTGCGGCGCTCGCGCGCCGCGCAGCACGGCCCGCGCGCTTCCTGGCCTCGGCCCTCGTCGGCGGGGTCGCTGCCGTCACCGCGCACCTGGCCTTCGGGATCCTGCTGCACGGCCTCGATCCGGGGCAGGCCCTGGACCCGAGTCTCCTGCGATCCGCCACCGCCCTCTCCCGGGCCGAGGGGTGGTCGGCCCTGGGAGGCGGCCTGCTGGGCGGCGTCGCGGCCCTCGCGCTCTCGCCGCTGCTCGGACGCCTGCTCGGGCAGCTCTCCAAGACGCGCCTGCTCGCGCTGGCGGATTTCGAGCATCCGCTCCTCCAGCAGCTGGCCACCGACGCCCCGGGCACCTGGGCGCACAGCCTGGCCCTCGCCAACCTGGCCGAGATCGCGGCGCAGTCCGTGGGGGCCAATGGGCTCCTCGTGCGCGTCGGGGCGTACTTCCACGACGTGGGCAAGGCGCTGCACCCGGCCTATTTTGTGGAAAACCAGGCGGGAGAGAACCCCCACGACGCCCTGGCCCCGGAGGTCTCGGCCGACGCCATCATCTCGCACGTCACCGACGGGGTGCGGCTCGCGCAGCGCTCCGGCCTCCCTCCGGCCGTGACCGAGTTCATCTACACGCATCATGCGCAGGAGCTCGTGCAGTACTTCTGGCAGAAGGCGCTCAAGAGCACCGGCTCCGGCTCGCCGCGCGAAGAGGACTTCCGCTACCCCGGCGTCCCGCCGAGCACCCGCGAGACGGGGATCCTCGCCATCTGCGACGCCGCGGAGGCCGCTTCGCGTACCCTGGCCGACCCGAGCGGTGAACGCGTCGAGCAGCTCGTGCGGCAGATCCTGTTCACCAAGCTGGCCGCGGGGACCCTCGACGAGTGCGGGCTCACCGTGGAGGACCTTCGCACCGTCGCCGCCGCGATCACGGAGGCGCTACGCGGATCCCTCCACGGGCGGATCAAGTACCCGTGGCAGCGAGGGGCCACGGGGGAACATCGGACGGGATCTACTTCGGAACGAAGCCTGCCCCCTCGGTCACCGCGCGGACCTTGA
- a CDS encoding HEAT repeat domain-containing protein — MTLAPLRAGLLGLLLPLAGFDWAGKVQTDIQDLRSPNATLRRQAVERLAAYSGNEVKRHLLTALRDTEPGIQKLAARAVADRGYREAVPELRRWLSHWDEEVRAAAADALGRLGGNESRQHLVRTLRDPEPVVRQKVVEALGRAPGPDLIIPLLARLQDANSGVRRAAVEVLCRLREGRVVVPVLGRLTDPAREVRLVAVQGLGQLGDPRAAPALARALKDGSPEIVEAALQALGKLRAEGAAEPLIDLFLNGPLRHREKAALALGTLGTNPAIRVLVAALDVPATRAAARRALVAAGPRAGTQVAALLLDPRTSRATAQEAVEISREARLVACVPALLQALRNHKLPRIPLVEALGQIRDVRAQRPLLDLLEDASAEVRWAALIALDPILDERAAEALLPVLHDATEAARLRATELLGRLGSRIATLPLLRLVRGRDRTLARAAAVAVAQLGDPRALEPLVGLLSHSDRQLRRIGVHGLARLRDPRAVPALVRLYAEHEDPAVRAVALQGLGGTLRGTSEPRALALLGAVLARRDRTTGLAALDALAAMRDPGISALLLERFAGLDRALRRPAAEALGNQAPQPATLTLLRGLLSDSDASTAAAAAWALGKLGDRAAEERLAQAAQHPRWPLRVNATAALARLGTSTALARLRVALQDADPYVRANAVAGLARQRSEGLVPVLAERLHGDRSPWVRINALRALSLWQPRKVTLPEGKTFSSVKDLTQTVSEGDPDPRVRGLAEELLLRPPVSQRETWIGLYLLDREQQPLRNTWFALVTPGGLVKAAQSDGRAEAWEENLSPGRCFVELAPTEESRP, encoded by the coding sequence ATGACTCTCGCCCCCCTCCGCGCAGGCCTCCTCGGGCTGCTCCTACCGCTCGCAGGCTTTGACTGGGCCGGCAAGGTCCAGACCGACATCCAGGACCTCCGGAGTCCCAACGCCACCCTTCGCCGCCAGGCCGTGGAGCGCCTCGCGGCGTACAGCGGGAACGAGGTGAAGCGACACCTTCTGACCGCCCTTCGGGACACCGAGCCGGGGATCCAGAAGCTGGCCGCCCGCGCAGTAGCCGACCGCGGCTACCGGGAGGCGGTCCCCGAGCTCAGGCGCTGGCTCTCCCACTGGGACGAGGAGGTCCGCGCCGCTGCGGCCGACGCCCTCGGGCGGCTCGGAGGGAACGAGTCGCGCCAGCACCTGGTGCGAACGCTGCGCGATCCCGAGCCGGTGGTGCGGCAGAAGGTAGTCGAGGCGCTCGGCCGCGCGCCCGGGCCCGACCTGATCATCCCTCTCCTCGCCCGTCTCCAGGACGCGAACTCCGGAGTTCGCCGCGCTGCCGTGGAGGTCTTGTGCCGCCTCCGGGAGGGACGCGTGGTGGTCCCCGTTCTAGGGCGCCTGACGGATCCCGCGCGGGAGGTTCGGCTGGTGGCGGTCCAGGGCCTGGGACAGCTCGGTGACCCCCGCGCGGCCCCCGCGCTCGCCCGCGCGCTCAAGGACGGCTCGCCGGAGATCGTGGAGGCCGCGCTCCAGGCCCTCGGCAAGCTGCGGGCCGAAGGAGCGGCAGAGCCACTCATCGATCTCTTCCTGAACGGACCGCTTCGACACCGCGAGAAGGCCGCGCTCGCCCTCGGGACGCTCGGCACGAATCCGGCCATCCGCGTGCTCGTGGCCGCGCTCGACGTGCCTGCCACTCGGGCCGCCGCGCGCCGTGCGCTCGTCGCCGCGGGCCCCCGCGCGGGGACCCAGGTAGCGGCGCTGCTGCTGGATCCGCGCACCTCGCGCGCCACCGCGCAGGAGGCCGTGGAGATCTCCCGGGAGGCACGGCTCGTGGCCTGCGTGCCCGCCCTGCTGCAGGCGCTCCGGAACCACAAGCTGCCACGCATCCCCCTGGTGGAGGCCCTGGGGCAGATCCGGGATGTTCGGGCCCAACGACCGCTCCTCGATCTTCTGGAGGACGCGAGCGCGGAGGTCCGCTGGGCCGCCCTCATCGCCCTGGATCCGATCCTGGACGAACGTGCGGCCGAGGCGCTCCTGCCGGTGCTGCACGACGCGACGGAGGCCGCCCGGTTGCGGGCCACCGAGCTGCTCGGACGCCTCGGATCGCGCATCGCCACCCTCCCCCTCCTGCGACTGGTGCGCGGACGCGACCGGACGCTGGCGCGCGCAGCGGCGGTGGCCGTGGCGCAGCTCGGAGATCCGCGGGCGCTGGAGCCGCTCGTCGGGCTCCTCTCCCACTCCGACCGGCAGCTCCGCCGTATTGGCGTGCACGGCCTCGCCCGCCTGCGCGACCCCCGAGCCGTGCCGGCGCTCGTGCGCCTGTATGCCGAGCACGAGGATCCCGCCGTGCGGGCCGTCGCGCTTCAGGGGCTCGGAGGCACCTTGCGCGGCACGTCCGAACCGCGCGCCCTGGCGCTCCTGGGCGCGGTCCTGGCCCGGCGGGATCGCACGACCGGGCTGGCCGCCCTCGACGCGCTCGCGGCCATGCGTGATCCCGGCATCTCGGCGCTGCTCCTCGAGCGCTTCGCCGGCCTGGATCGCGCGCTGCGTCGCCCCGCCGCGGAAGCCCTCGGCAATCAGGCCCCGCAGCCCGCCACCCTCACCCTCCTGCGAGGCCTCCTGTCCGACAGCGATGCCTCCACGGCCGCAGCGGCGGCCTGGGCTCTCGGAAAGCTCGGCGACCGCGCCGCCGAGGAGCGGCTCGCCCAGGCGGCTCAGCACCCTCGCTGGCCCCTGCGCGTCAACGCCACCGCCGCCCTCGCCCGTCTCGGCACGAGCACAGCCCTCGCCCGCCTTCGCGTGGCGCTGCAAGATGCGGATCCCTACGTGCGGGCGAACGCGGTCGCGGGACTCGCCCGGCAACGCAGCGAGGGTCTCGTGCCCGTCCTGGCCGAACGCCTGCACGGTGACCGCAGCCCTTGGGTCCGCATCAACGCTCTGCGCGCTCTGTCCCTCTGGCAGCCGCGCAAGGTGACGCTCCCGGAAGGGAAGACCTTCAGCTCGGTCAAGGACCTCACCCAGACCGTCTCCGAGGGAGATCCCGATCCCCGCGTTCGAGGTCTGGCCGAGGAGCTCCTGCTTCGACCGCCGGTCAGCCAGCGCGAGACCTGGATCGGTCTCTATCTTCTGGACCGTGAGCAGCAACCTCTCCGCAACACCTGGTTTGCACTCGTCACGCCGGGCGGCCTGGTGAAGGCCGCGCAGAGCGACGGCCGGGCTGAGGCCTGGGAAGAGAACCTGTCCCCCGGGCGGTGCTTCGTGGAGCTCGCGCCGACAGAGGAATCGCGCCCCTGA
- a CDS encoding tetratricopeptide repeat protein, giving the protein MGIDTELQRLVEAVRRQPGSRAFALLAEHYLDIGRPQDARQVCQDGFTANPSYERGAIVFLRVLGELGDVGTAGQIYSQSIARHPRSAKLRTAWAQALLHAGHRTEARIRLLEAIDLDPSDREAHDQLAALEGDAAGAQTTRPVRRDPGAGRESEELLSQGLAAQLRPRVDPNGVAVPAHVRFDLTPAPVRVRLDTLTGGPRVTPSPFDVTPMPLDPVLTPSPLPTVEDTQTARAELDLPPLRPSVETEVEPEVEAAPAPQLPPSGGPDLLEQLPGFAEQPPVLELERPTSPARLAPQSRGARLAAAPTSRRRRGWIWLTVAVVALGTGGVIGYRAYRDHVIRREVARAFALSIPDLASSYREALGVLDRLLKRHPRDGRLLGASALLQAHLSARLHVDPGGRERSARWASEALARPTTGGAAHARLTQALLALGQGDVSRASSAVQALQPAEPLWHHRVTLAQVSIAQGQAEPAQAQLDGAAAGPAFPALLLEAGRLARLRGDLGRAESLLQRGLDASPAHPGLLVERARARLAAGTPPDVAEVDRLADAVASTPGFAANLSLLKGELAAAAGQRAAAREHAADAQRARPTDPEARWLAARWMLGPGGKVSAALAGLERDEPWRASFDPAARLLRARALILAGRPHDATDALARLETRNLTPSDRRAAQALQVQAAHLADDGARVEGLCAAPGFAEDPAVARACGEALLERSALGTANKLLATLPKSPAERYLRGLRAFTLGDHATAVRVLSALRPQEADEEPALPLLALGRALVRQHSLTEAVRVLRAAVTQDGRSARARLALAVALAAAGHDSEAGSLLDELVADRPTAPSLLAAAGQVFLALGNVQRADGLVRAASQRSPEATALMLLAGRVAQAEGQLDRARSLFKKVLNRDPRQAEALIDLGRAELEAKHVPKATQHFAAAVRLRPKDPELLLLQAEAYAKAGQYRQALKPGLQAIQAYVRSEQRGRAVEAMVTLGRAMRQGDAWARTRAQQLLFEATRQTQAPATAFLELGRVHRQNRNATRALVAFRQAIAHDPQLASAHLELGLTLRTRPAWRNQAKKALRDYLRLRPKGDEAVRVRALLARMK; this is encoded by the coding sequence GTGGGAATCGACACCGAACTCCAACGGCTGGTCGAGGCCGTCCGGCGCCAGCCCGGATCCCGAGCGTTCGCCCTCCTGGCGGAGCACTACCTCGACATCGGCCGCCCACAAGACGCGCGCCAGGTCTGCCAGGACGGCTTCACGGCCAACCCCTCCTACGAGCGGGGTGCGATCGTCTTCTTGCGGGTTCTCGGTGAACTCGGTGACGTAGGCACCGCCGGCCAGATCTACAGCCAGTCGATTGCGCGGCACCCGCGCTCGGCCAAGCTCCGCACGGCCTGGGCGCAGGCCCTGCTGCACGCCGGACATCGCACCGAGGCGAGGATTCGGCTGCTCGAGGCCATCGACCTCGACCCATCGGATCGCGAGGCGCACGACCAGCTCGCGGCCCTCGAAGGCGACGCGGCCGGAGCGCAGACCACGCGGCCCGTACGCAGGGACCCCGGGGCGGGGCGCGAGAGCGAGGAACTCCTCTCTCAGGGACTCGCGGCGCAGCTGCGGCCCCGCGTGGACCCGAACGGCGTCGCCGTGCCGGCTCACGTCCGCTTCGATCTCACTCCAGCTCCGGTGCGGGTCCGTCTGGACACCCTTACTGGTGGTCCGCGGGTGACCCCTTCGCCCTTCGACGTCACTCCGATGCCGCTCGACCCAGTGCTCACACCCTCACCGTTGCCCACGGTCGAAGACACGCAGACGGCGCGCGCGGAGCTAGATCTGCCTCCCCTGCGTCCTTCGGTGGAGACGGAGGTCGAACCCGAGGTCGAGGCCGCGCCCGCTCCACAGCTCCCCCCCTCGGGGGGACCCGACCTCCTCGAGCAGCTCCCCGGCTTCGCCGAGCAGCCTCCCGTACTGGAGCTCGAGCGCCCGACCTCGCCGGCTCGGCTCGCCCCCCAGTCGAGGGGAGCCCGACTGGCGGCTGCTCCCACGTCGCGCCGGCGCCGGGGCTGGATCTGGCTCACCGTCGCCGTCGTGGCGCTGGGAACCGGGGGCGTGATCGGCTACCGCGCGTACCGCGACCACGTCATTCGGCGCGAGGTGGCGCGGGCCTTCGCCCTCTCGATTCCCGACCTTGCGAGCAGCTACCGCGAGGCGCTCGGCGTCCTCGACCGGCTCTTGAAGCGGCACCCTCGCGACGGCCGTCTGCTCGGAGCGAGTGCGCTGCTGCAGGCCCACCTCTCGGCCCGACTCCACGTCGACCCGGGTGGAAGGGAGCGGAGCGCGCGCTGGGCCTCTGAAGCTCTGGCCCGCCCCACGACCGGTGGCGCCGCGCACGCGCGCCTGACCCAAGCCCTCCTCGCTCTCGGGCAGGGCGACGTCTCGCGCGCCTCGAGCGCCGTGCAGGCGCTGCAGCCCGCCGAGCCGCTCTGGCACCACCGCGTGACGCTGGCCCAAGTCTCGATCGCGCAAGGACAGGCCGAGCCGGCGCAGGCCCAGCTCGACGGGGCGGCCGCCGGCCCCGCGTTTCCCGCGCTCCTCCTCGAGGCAGGCCGGCTGGCGCGGCTGCGCGGGGACCTTGGAAGAGCCGAGAGCCTTCTCCAGCGGGGACTCGACGCGAGCCCTGCCCATCCCGGCCTGCTCGTGGAGCGTGCCCGCGCCCGCTTGGCAGCCGGCACGCCTCCCGATGTGGCGGAGGTCGATCGCCTCGCCGACGCTGTGGCGTCCACGCCGGGGTTCGCGGCGAACCTCTCCCTCTTGAAGGGCGAGCTGGCCGCGGCTGCCGGTCAGCGCGCGGCAGCCCGAGAGCATGCGGCCGACGCCCAGCGCGCGCGTCCCACCGACCCCGAAGCACGCTGGCTCGCGGCCAGGTGGATGCTCGGGCCGGGAGGAAAGGTCTCCGCGGCGCTCGCGGGTCTGGAACGGGACGAGCCGTGGCGTGCCAGCTTCGACCCCGCGGCGCGGCTCCTCCGCGCCCGCGCCCTGATCCTCGCGGGGAGGCCGCACGACGCGACCGACGCCCTGGCGCGCCTCGAGACGCGCAACCTGACACCGAGCGATCGGCGTGCCGCACAGGCGCTCCAGGTCCAGGCCGCGCACCTCGCCGACGACGGGGCTCGCGTAGAGGGGCTATGCGCAGCTCCGGGGTTTGCCGAGGACCCGGCCGTCGCGCGCGCCTGCGGCGAGGCGCTCCTCGAGCGGTCCGCGCTCGGTACCGCGAACAAGCTGCTCGCCACGCTGCCCAAGAGCCCCGCCGAACGCTACCTTCGCGGCCTGCGCGCCTTCACCCTCGGAGACCATGCGACCGCGGTTCGCGTCCTCTCCGCCCTTCGCCCCCAAGAGGCAGACGAGGAACCCGCCCTGCCCCTTCTCGCGCTGGGGCGCGCTCTGGTACGGCAGCATTCCCTCACGGAGGCCGTACGCGTGCTGCGCGCGGCCGTGACCCAGGACGGCCGCTCGGCGCGCGCGCGACTGGCGCTCGCCGTCGCACTGGCTGCCGCAGGACACGATTCCGAGGCGGGCTCTCTCCTCGACGAGCTGGTCGCCGACCGGCCCACGGCCCCCTCGCTCCTCGCCGCGGCAGGCCAGGTCTTCCTGGCCCTCGGCAACGTGCAGCGCGCCGACGGCCTCGTGCGAGCTGCGTCGCAGCGAAGCCCCGAAGCGACCGCCCTGATGCTCCTCGCCGGCAGGGTGGCGCAGGCGGAAGGGCAACTCGACCGTGCCCGCTCCCTCTTCAAGAAGGTGCTCAATCGCGACCCGCGCCAGGCAGAGGCTCTCATCGATCTCGGGCGGGCCGAGCTCGAGGCGAAGCACGTCCCGAAGGCGACGCAGCACTTCGCCGCGGCGGTACGCCTGCGCCCCAAGGACCCCGAACTGCTCCTCCTGCAGGCCGAGGCGTACGCCAAGGCAGGGCAGTACCGCCAGGCCCTCAAGCCCGGGCTTCAGGCGATCCAGGCCTACGTCCGGAGCGAACAGCGCGGTCGAGCCGTCGAGGCGATGGTGACGCTCGGCCGCGCGATGCGCCAGGGGGATGCGTGGGCCCGGACGCGCGCGCAGCAGCTCCTCTTCGAAGCCACCCGGCAGACGCAAGCCCCAGCGACGGCCTTCCTGGAGCTGGGACGCGTCCACCGCCAGAACCGCAACGCCACGCGGGCGCTCGTGGCGTTCCGCCAGGCCATCGCCCACGACCCCCAACTCGCGTCGGCACACCTCGAGCTCGGGCTGACCCTTCGCACCCGTCCCGCGTGGCGGAACCAGGCCAAGAAGGCCCTCCGCGACTACCTGCGCCTCCGCCCCAAAGGCGACGAGGCAGTGCGTGTCCGGGCCCTGCTCGCCCGCATGAAATGA
- a CDS encoding serine/threonine protein kinase translates to MSAAASVPPGTEIGGRFLLDAYLGTGALGELYRATDQKTQKVVAIRLLASDLTRSEAVLEELREQVKAASTLTHKNVVKVFGMGKEGSLRYIAMEHVDGQSLRALLDRKRQGGKTFSLKGAYNVVAHICNALDYAHATMIHGLVGPGTVLINRAGRVKVAEFGLACALAPGSAAVARLTDAYCMAPEMIHDPSSAGPAADIYSLGAILYELLTSHPPGEPLEPMHALVAGVPAPAEDVVWRCLSPNPADRFADAQQVKAAFYAAVQASGDLADADFPAAHSEAHVSSHKSSAPPAPQPPVAAPPVRAPAPRAAAPAPQAPQPQPQPRIDPEVRLQQLLADPCGDNSERWLVHKNRLDFGPFSMLDLKRQLYRGDFSGDDQLLDQETGQRAIARQHPLLQEFVALVERLHQSHRHQKAELEDRHKARKHRTVIVVTVLIVLAILGAGGAVTFYVLRRQPEVREKIVYKDKTGEAVPNLKGIEVSWQAEPPEQAKARKLRKPKKKKAGGAAGDDSTNLGDATQGGGDELLSQKVVQQVMQANLARLTPCVLQEARRDGSLRRVEIDFGVKGTGKVSSVKVNGQSASPFQVCVAGRMKAIQFPTFDGQLTRASFSMNLKY, encoded by the coding sequence ATGAGCGCAGCGGCGAGCGTACCCCCAGGTACCGAGATTGGTGGCCGCTTCCTCCTCGACGCCTACCTCGGGACCGGCGCTCTCGGTGAGCTCTACCGCGCCACGGACCAGAAGACGCAGAAGGTAGTCGCCATCCGCCTTCTGGCGAGCGATCTCACCCGAAGCGAGGCGGTCCTCGAAGAGCTGCGGGAGCAGGTCAAGGCCGCCTCGACCCTGACGCACAAGAACGTGGTCAAGGTCTTCGGGATGGGCAAGGAGGGCTCGCTCCGCTACATCGCAATGGAACACGTGGATGGGCAGAGCCTTCGGGCGCTGCTCGACCGCAAGCGGCAGGGGGGCAAGACCTTCTCGCTGAAGGGGGCCTACAACGTCGTGGCGCACATCTGCAACGCGCTCGACTACGCCCACGCGACCATGATCCACGGGCTCGTCGGTCCCGGAACCGTGCTCATCAACCGGGCGGGGCGGGTGAAGGTCGCCGAGTTCGGCCTCGCCTGTGCCCTCGCCCCCGGCTCCGCCGCCGTGGCCCGCTTGACCGACGCCTACTGCATGGCGCCCGAGATGATCCACGACCCCTCGTCGGCGGGACCCGCGGCGGACATCTACTCTCTCGGGGCCATCCTCTACGAGCTCCTCACGAGCCACCCTCCCGGTGAGCCGCTCGAACCGATGCACGCCCTCGTGGCAGGGGTTCCCGCCCCCGCCGAGGACGTCGTCTGGCGCTGTCTTTCGCCGAACCCGGCTGACCGCTTCGCCGACGCGCAGCAGGTCAAGGCCGCCTTCTACGCTGCCGTGCAGGCCAGCGGGGATCTGGCAGACGCCGACTTCCCTGCCGCCCATTCGGAGGCCCACGTGTCGTCGCACAAATCCTCGGCTCCTCCGGCGCCGCAGCCGCCGGTCGCAGCTCCCCCCGTGCGCGCCCCGGCCCCGAGGGCCGCCGCTCCCGCACCGCAGGCCCCCCAGCCTCAGCCCCAACCGCGCATCGACCCCGAAGTCCGGCTCCAGCAGCTCCTGGCGGATCCTTGCGGCGACAACTCGGAGCGCTGGCTCGTCCATAAGAACCGCCTGGACTTCGGGCCGTTCAGCATGCTGGACCTCAAGCGGCAGCTCTATCGCGGAGACTTCTCGGGGGACGATCAGCTTCTCGATCAGGAGACCGGCCAGCGCGCCATCGCCCGCCAGCATCCGCTCCTGCAGGAATTCGTGGCCCTGGTGGAGCGGCTGCACCAGTCTCACCGCCACCAGAAGGCGGAGCTCGAGGATCGGCACAAGGCACGCAAGCACCGCACCGTGATCGTCGTGACGGTGCTCATCGTGCTGGCCATCCTGGGCGCGGGAGGCGCGGTGACCTTCTACGTGCTGCGCCGCCAGCCCGAGGTCCGCGAGAAGATCGTCTACAAGGACAAGACCGGCGAGGCCGTCCCCAACCTGAAGGGGATCGAGGTCTCGTGGCAAGCCGAGCCCCCCGAGCAAGCCAAGGCGCGCAAGCTTCGCAAGCCGAAGAAGAAGAAGGCCGGCGGCGCGGCGGGCGACGACTCGACCAACCTGGGCGACGCGACGCAGGGGGGGGGCGACGAGCTGCTCTCGCAAAAGGTGGTGCAGCAGGTGATGCAGGCGAACCTCGCGCGCCTCACCCCGTGCGTGCTCCAGGAGGCGCGACGAGACGGCTCGTTGCGCCGCGTAGAGATCGACTTCGGCGTGAAAGGCACGGGCAAGGTGAGCTCGGTCAAGGTGAACGGTCAGAGCGCCAGTCCCTTCCAGGTTTGCGTGGCAGGGCGCATGAAGGCGATCCAGTTTCCCACCTTCGACGGGCAGCTCACCCGAGCTAGCTTCTCGATGAACCTGAAGTACTAA
- a CDS encoding sigma-70 family RNA polymerase sigma factor: MPQSKPRDTFQQVALGHKGELYATALRYARNHGDAEDLVQETLLRAFSAWDRFREGSNCRAWLFRILTNSFINEYRRVVKERRLAGRRDEEAVYCPVRRAAARDPEGTLLARTLGDEVLEALESLPEEFRRVVLLADVDGLSYRDVADRLGCPLGTVMSRLHRGRRLLEATLGDYARSEGILRADEIPVAA; encoded by the coding sequence ATGCCGCAGTCGAAGCCTCGGGACACCTTTCAGCAAGTCGCTCTGGGCCACAAGGGCGAGCTCTACGCGACCGCGTTGCGCTACGCCCGGAACCACGGGGATGCCGAGGATCTCGTGCAGGAGACGCTCCTCCGCGCCTTCTCCGCCTGGGACCGTTTTCGCGAGGGCAGCAACTGCCGCGCCTGGCTCTTTCGCATCCTGACCAACAGCTTCATCAACGAGTACCGCCGCGTGGTGAAAGAACGACGCCTCGCGGGGCGCCGCGACGAGGAGGCCGTGTACTGCCCCGTGCGGAGAGCGGCCGCGCGCGACCCCGAGGGGACGCTGCTCGCGCGCACCTTGGGCGACGAGGTCCTGGAAGCGCTCGAGTCGCTCCCCGAGGAGTTCCGACGGGTGGTGCTCCTCGCGGACGTGGATGGGCTGAGCTACCGCGATGTCGCGGATCGCCTCGGCTGCCCGCTGGGCACCGTGATGTCGCGACTCCACCGAGGGCGACGCCTCCTCGAGGCGACGCTTGGGGACTACGCCCGCTCCGAGGGGATCCTGCGGGCGGACGAGATCCCGGTCGCGGCGTAA